CCAATCAAATGGGCTTAGATTTAATCATCGTGGATAAGCGCCGTGAAAAAGCTAATGAAAGCGAAGTGATGAATATTATCGGCTCAGCAAAGGAGCGCGATGTGATTTTAGTGGATGATATGATTGATACCGCAGGCACGATCTGTAAAGCCGCTTTGGCCTTAAAAGAGCAAGGGGCAACTTCTGTCATGGCGTTAGGCACGCATGCGGTTTTGAGTGGGAATGCGATCAAGCGCATTAAAGAAAGCGCGTTAGATGAAGTGGTGATAACTAACTCTATCCCTTTAGTTCAAAAATGCGATAAAATCACCACTTTAAGCGTAGCACCCTTATTTGCGGAAGTGATCAGAAGGATTTATCATAACGAAAGCGTCCAATCGCTTTTCACTTAAAAAAGGAATAAAAAAGCGGGAGTGGTGGATTCTGTAGGACTTGAACCTACGACCAATCGGTTATGAGCCGAGCGCTCTGACCAGCTGAGCTAAGAATCCAAAATTCCCAAAGGATGGTTTGCTATTGTATCCAAAAATATAGCGAAAAGCAAGCAGGTTTTCTAGGATTGCAAACAGGATCATAAAAGTGATAAAACTGCTCCCCCCATAGCTGAATAAAGGCAAGGGAATCCCCACCACAGGGGCTAACCCTAAAGTCATGGCGATATTCACGCTGGAATAAACAAAGATTAAAATAGAAATCCCAAGGGCTACAATCTTTAAAAACCAATCGCTGTTGCTCTCAAACAGATAAAAAAATAAATGCAAACTCAAGCCTATATAAATCGCAAAAAGCAACATAGCCCCTAAAAACCCGAAACGCTCCACGAAGTAAGCGAAGATAAAATCGCTCGTTGCAATAGGCAAGAATTTGAATTTGGTTTGCGTGCAGGCCTCTTTAGATTTGCCTAAAAACCCACCGGAACCTATGGCGATAATGGATTGCATGACATGGTAATTAGGTTTTTCAGAAAGAAAGTCTGCGATGCGCTTTTTTTGGTAATCATGCAAAAAATGATAAGCGATGGGCGAAGCCACTAAAAGAGCGATAAAAAGAGGGAGCCACACCCTAGTCCTTAAACCCACGATAAGTAAAATCCCAAAACCCATGATGAGCACAATAAGAGCCGTGCCTAAATCAGGCTGTTTTAAAATCAAAGCCGCTGGTAAGCAAATGTAAAAACTAAGCTTTAAAAACATGCCCCAATCATAGCCCTTAAAAGGAGGCGGGTTGATTTTAATCAAATGCGCTAATAACAAAAGGATAGCGATTTTCACGGGTTCGCTGGGCTGTAAGGTGATAGAGGTAAAGGGAATGACTAGCCATCGTTGCGCCCCAAGCTTACTCGATCCCATAAAATCCACTAACGCTAATAAAATAACGCACGCCCAATAAAACACAAAGAGCCACCGATCGAGCTTTCTGAAAGGGATAAAAAACACTACCCAAAAGAGAAGAAACCCTATCGCATAATAAACCCCTTGCTTCAAGCTCAAAACCGCGCTGCTCTCAAAAATCAATAAAAAAGAAACCACCAACAAGGGAATAATAAACACAAAAGGCAAAAGATCAAAATGCATCCAAATCCTTTTGTCTAATGCCATGCGTTTTTCATAACCCCTAATCTTATTGCGTTAATTTTTTGATTGTATCCAAGTTGAGATAATTCTCCTTAAAGAGAGAAGTTATCATGCCAACTTCATCAGGCAATTCGACTTCGCCCGTCTCATCATTAAAGCACTTTTCTAGCACTTTCAAATACGCAAACCCAATGCCTTCTGTGATAACAGCAGCGGTTGCGCCCCCTGCAACACTCCCCACAACAGGAATGAATTTAAGGAAACCATTAACGAGCGTTCTCCCCACTTGCGCGACAGCGGTTACGCCTAACAATCCTGCGACCAAACTCGCGCCCACAGATTTATCCAAATCCATCCCAAAAGCGTCATTCATTTTATAGATCATTCCTGCTTGAATGGGCGCAATAGCGAGTGCATCGCTAAAAGGTATGGGGATAAGCCCAGCCGCTCCTGCAGCTCCTGATGCAACATGGATAATGGTTTTACATTCCTCTATCATGGCCTGTTTTCTTTCTTGAATCTTAACTTTTTGAATACTCAAGAAATGCCTTCTCTTATTTTTTTCAGCGTCTGAAAGGTATTTTTTCGTTTCATCTACCAATTCTTCTAAACCTTCAACAGGGACTTTCAACCCCCTAAATGAAAAGGCAACCGAATTGACCCTCACATAGGCTCTGACAAAACCTTTAAACCCCCATTCTTCGCCTATGATCTCTTTAGTTTCTTGGACAAACGCATCGCCGACTTCGGCTTGAGTGTGTGTGAAAACGACAATCGTTGGGATATTCCAACTTTTAGTGAAGCTTAATAACTCTCTCTCTCTCTCTTGAATCCTACCAGAAGTCTCTTTAACGCACAGATACGCCACATCAATGGCTTCTTTTTCGCTAAGCGTTTTAAAAGAATCTTCCATTTCTTTTTTAATGCTTTGCATGGTATCGTGGTAATCTTTACCTTCAATGCCTTTGGTGTCCCATAAAATCAAGCCCTTCTGTTCATCAATGTATTTTTCAAGGTGCTGAGTGATGGGTTTTCCTACGCCTGCTTTAGCGATTTCTTTACCAAAGAGAGCGTTAATGAGCGAGCTTTTACCACTCCCAGTATACCCCATAAGCAAAATATTCATCATTGGTATCTGTGTTGTTTTTTTAATATTGTCATACAATTCATTAAAAATGATTTGAGCCACAAAATGTTGGCTCACCGATTATAGCGTATTCAAATAATGAAATAGGATTTTTTTAAGGTTTTGAGTAGAATAATGGTTTTTAAAAATGCAAAAAAGAGTTTGAATGCAAAAAGTTTTCATTGCCCCTACCCATTACAAACGCATTGATGAATTTTTAGCCAAAGAATTGCAAATTTCTAAAAACCAGGTATTGAATTTGATTAAAGAGGGGTTAGTGTTTTGTCAAAAAAAGGAGGTGAAAAAAGGGGGGCTAGCCTTAAAAGAGGGCGATGCAATCACGCTTTTAACGCCCAAAATCGCGCCCAAACCCTTAAAAAAAGAGCTTGATTTAGAAATAGAAGTCATTTTTGAAGATGAAGATTTGTTGGTGTTGAATAAGCCCCCTAATCTAGTCGTCCATAAAGCCCCAAGCGTGAAAGAGCCTACTTTAGTGGATTGGTTGGAATCTAAAAATTACGAGCTTTCTAATCTTGGCTTAAAAGAGCGCTACGGGATTGTGCATCGTTTGGATAAGGACACGAGCGGAGGGATTGTCATCGCTAAAAACAATTTTACCCATGTTTGTTTGAGCGAGCAACTCAAAACCAAAATGATGGGGCGCTACTATATCGCCTTGCTTTCAACGCCCTTAAAAGAAGAAAAAATGAGCGTGGAATGCTATTTGACAAGAAACCCTAATAACCGCTTAAAAATGATAGCGCTCAAAGCGGCTAAAAAAGAAAAAAGCCGTTATTCTAAAAGCGAATTTACTAGCTTGCTGACTTCTCAAAATGGCATGGATTTGATAGGGGCTAAATTGTTCACCGGGCGCACGCACCAGATCAGAGCGCATTTAGAATATTTGAACAGACACATCATAGGCGATAACCTTTACGGGCTTAATGGGGCGCTTTCTAAAGAAGAAATAAGAATCATGCTGCATGCCTATTTGATAGAGTTCAAACACCCCAGAAGCGAGCAAAAACTGCACTTTAAAGTTCCCCTATTAAAGGATATGTTAGAATATCTTAAAAAAGTTTTTGACAAGGAGAATTTAGATGAGGTCTTGGATGAAGAAAAAATACTTCACGCTTTTATTGCAAAGTAGTGTGGTATTAGCGGTTTTTATAGGGTGTTCTTCTACCAGGAATCATACTTTTTCAGCCCTTAATAATCAAGAAAATACAGATACTAATCTTCCGGTAGTCCATTCCATTAAAACGATTAACGATGTGAGTTCAGTGGGCTTTGAATGGCCTAAAATCGCTGACACTTATGACATTGATGGGTTTATTTTGTATCGTTTGAAAAAAGACTCCAAGCTTAAAAGAATCGCCACGATTAAAAACCCTTATGCGACCCACTATTATGATGAGGGGTTAGAAACAGAGAGTTCCTACACTTACCAATTAGCCACCTACAAGGGCGATAAAATCTCTAACCTTTCAGAACCCATTTTAGTAAAAACCTCCTTTATCAATCCTGTAGAAAGCGTGTTTGCAAGCCTTGAATACCCTAAAAGCGTGAAAGTCTTTTGGAGCCCGCACCCAAATCCCAGCGTTTCAAGATACATCATTCAAAGGCAGAATAAAGACGGCAAATTTTTAAATGTAGGGGCTGTGAAAAACCGCTTATTCGTGGAGTTTTTTGATAAAGATTTAGAGGATGGGAAAAAATACCGCTACCAAGTCATTGCTGAAAATTTCATGGGGGATAAATCCAGGCCTAGCATCATAGTGGAGGGGAAAACCAAAGATTTACCCAAAGAAATCGCTAATGTTAGAGTGAGCCAAAACCTCACACGACACATTGAATTGAGTTGGGATAAATCTTCTCAAGCGGATGTGGTAGCTTATCGCATTTACGCTTCCAATAACCGCAACGATAAATACAAATTCATCGCTCAAACTAATAACACTTCCTATGTGGATAAAATAGAAAAAGACAACCTCACTCGTTATTATAAAGTCGTTGCCGTAGATAAAACGCATCTTGAAGGGGCATTACCCAAAGAGCCTGCAATGGGTGAAACTGCTGATAGGCCCGAAGCCCCTATCATCACTAAAGGGACTATTCAAGACTCTTCAGCTTTCATTCAATGGGAAAATAACCCAAGCGCTAAAATAGCCACTTATGCGGTGTATCGCTTTGAAGCCAATTCTAAAACCCCTTTGCGCTTTGGGAATATCACCAAAAACCAATTCGTGGATAAGGACATGAAAGTGGGTGTGGCTTACCGCTATCAAGTGGTGAGCGTGGATAAAGATGGTTTAGAGTCGCACCCAAGCAAAGAAGTGCGTTTGTTTTTAGAGCGCTAAAAGGGTTTTAATGCCCCATTTTTTAGCCAAATTAGATTCCAAACCTTTAGAATACCCAATAACAAATGGGGATTTTTGTTTTTACAGGGAATTTTTAAGCTTAAAACACCCCACTAAAAGCTGTGTGCATGCGAGTTTTAAGGATGATGTTTTTTTATTGCAAAAAATCCGGCGAGAGGGTGATTTTTTGATCAAAAGCGAAAAAGCGACGCCCTTAAAACGAGAGATTTTAAAACAAGCTTTAAGGATTTATTCGCAATCTTTTGAAGTCATTTCGCATAATTTGCAAGAAAATTCTAAACATGCGAGCGAAAAAAAAGCCCTTGATTTAGAAACTTTTGAAGATTTTATCCAAAAAAATCAAGCCCCTATTTTAGCCGAAATTGGTTTTGGGAGCGGGAGGCATTTGATAGAATTAGCTAAAAACAACCCCACTAAAACATGCTTAGGGATAGAGATTCACACCCCATCTATCGCGCAAGCGTTAAAGCAAATTGAGTTGTTGGATTTGAAAAATCTGCACATCTTGCAAGGCGATGGCCGTTTGGTTTTAGAGAGCATGCCCAATCACAAGTGCGAGAAAATTTTTGTGCATTTCCCTGTGCCATGGAATGAGAAAAAACACCGCCGAGTGCTAAGCGAAAAATTTTTAAATGAAGCTTTAAGGGTTTTAAAACCTAGAGGGTTTTTGGAATTACGCACCGATGATGGCCTTTATTTTGAAGACAGCTTAAAATTAGCCCTAAAAAACCTTAAATGCGAGATAGAAATCAAAAAAAACGCTCAAATCCCGGTGGTCAGCAAGTATGAAGCACGTTGGAATAAACTCAAAAAAGATATTTATGATTTAAGAATTTATTCTTTAGAATCGAATGAAACCCCTTTTGATAACCATGCATTTGATTTTTCTTTTGATACAATAACAATGAGTAAAAAGAGCGTTGGAGCGATTTTAAAAACCCCAAAAATCATCAAAGAAGGGTATTTTGCGCATGTTTGTAATATTTATGAGAATAAGGGGGATTTTTTAGTGGAATTGAGTATGGGGGATTTTGATTGGCCTGTGCGTTTGTTTGTTTTATTGGCAGAAAATCAGATTTTTTACCTCAATAAAAGCCCTTTAAAAACCTTAAACAACCACAAAGCGCATCTTTTGCTCCAAAATATCCTAAGCCAAAAGGGAATTGGATGAGTGTGATCATCGCAGCGAACAATCTGTGCTTGCAATACCAGCAAAACGAACCGGTCATTAAGCATGCTAATTTACGCATCAAACGCAAGGATTTTGTGTTCATTTCAGGGCCTAGCGGGAGCGGTAAAAGCACGCTTTTGCGTTCGTTCTATGGGGATTTAAAACTTTTTAGCGGTAAATTAGAAGTTTGCAATATCAACATGAATAACGCTTCAAAATCAACGATTTTGGATTTGCGTAAAAATATTGGCGTGGTTTTCCAAGATTATAAATTGATCCAAGATTACACGATTGAGCAAAACATCAAACTACCGATGGTGATTTGTGGCGTTAAAAAAGAAGAATGCCACTTGCAGCTAGAAAAACTTTTAGGGCATATTGATTTACGCCATAAGGCTAACCGCTACCCCAAAGAGCTCAGTGGGGGCGAACAACAGCGAGTGGCTATGGCTAGGGCTATGGCGAACTGCCCTGAACTCATTTTAGCCGATGAGCCTACCGGGAATTTAGACGATTATTCTAGCGATAAAATCTGGAGCCTGTTAAGGGGCATGAACACGCAATTAAACGCTACGATCGTGGTGGTTACGCACAAATTCCCTAAAAATTTTAGCGCTTATCACCGAAAATTTTATATAGAAGATGGGGAAGTTTATGAATACTCTTAAAAAGCATTTAGCCTTTATCATTCCCCTAGTAGCGTTATTGTTTAGCTTGGAGTGTGTGTTGTTTATCAATCAAGCCATAGAACAAAAAGAAAAAAAATTGATTGAAGATTATTCAGTCGTGTTAGCCAGCACGCAAAAATTAGGCTTGGAATTGTTGCGCCAAAATTTTAGCGAAATCATAGCGTTAAAAGAAATTGATCCCAATTATTCTTTAGAACCTCTTCAAAAAACTTTAGGTACAGACGGGCTTAAGGAATTAAAAAAAAATTTACCCTTTTTTTATTCTTTACAACTTTCCACATTCCCCACTCAAGAGCGTTTAGAAAACATTAAAGAAAAATTACTCAAAATCCCTGGCGTTCAAAAAGTTGAAGTCTTTGCCAAAACTTACATGCAAGTGTATGATCTCTTGAGTTTTATTAAAGCAGCGGTCTATATCTTTGCGTTAGTGGTCTTTGTCTTATCGGTTTTATTGATGTTTAAGCAAGTCCGCATCTGGATCTATCAATACCATGAGAGGTTAGAGATCATGGATTTATTAGGGGCTTCAGTGTCTTTTAAAAACGGGTTTTTGTATAAAATAGCTTTAATGGATTCTGTAATCGCTAGTTTTTTAGCCCCCATGCTCATGCTCTATACCACTTCGCAAAAAGGTTTTGAAAAAACGATGGATACTTTGGGTATTATAGGAGACGCGTTTGTTTTAAACCATTTTTTATGGGGACTGCTTTTTAGCCTTGTGGTCTCATTTGTTTCTGTTTTACTTGTAGCTTGGAGGACTAGACATGTATAAATTAGGGGTGTTTTTGTTAGCCACCTTACTATCAGCTAACACGCAAAAAGTGAGCGATATTGCTAAAGATATCCAGCATAAAGAAACCCTTTTGAAAAAAACCCATGAAGAAAAAAACCAACTAAACAGCCGTTTGAGTTCTTTAGGCGAAGCGATCCGCTCTAAAGAGCTTCAAAAGGTTGAGATGGAGCGCCAAATGGCCGCCTTAAAAAAGAGTCTTGAAAAAAATCGTAACGAAAGTTTGGCTCAAGAAAAAGTCCTAACCAACTATCGCAAGTCTTTAGATCATTTGCAAAAACAACGATCGTTTTTACAAAAGAGGGTGTTTGATACGCTTTTAGAGGATTTTCTTTTTTCACAAGCCCTAAAGGGGCAGAATTTAGCCTCTTCTAATGATGTGATTTTACAAGTAGCGTTTGAAAACTTGCACCAAAGCACTCTGTCTAAAATGTCGCAACTGAGCCAAGAAGAAAAGGATCTCAATACGCAAGCTTTAAAAGTCAAAAGCAGCATTCAAAAAATCTCATCTGTCATAGATGAGCAAAAAACTCGTGAAGTAACCTTAAAATCCTTGCAAACCGAACAAAATAAGCTCATTTTGAGCATGCAAAAAGATTATGCGATCTATAACCAACGCCTAACCCTTTTAGAAAAAGAGCGCCAGAATTTAAACGCCCTTTTAAAACGCTTGAATATCATCAAACAAAACAGAGAAAATGAAGAAAAAGTCAGTTTGAAAAGATCTTCTCAAGCTTTAGAAGTCAAACAAGTGGCTAGCTCTTATCAAAATATCAACACCACGAGCTATAACGGGCCAAAAACGATCGCCCCTTTGAACGATTATGAAGTGGTGCAAAAATTTGGCCCCTATATTGATCCGGTTTATAATTTAAAAATTTTTAGCGAGTCTATTACGCTGGTGTCAAAAACCCCAAACGCTTTGGTGCGTAATGTTTTGGACGGGAAAATCGTGTTCGCTAAAGAAATCAACATGCTTAAAAAAGTCGTTATCATTGAGCATAAAAACGGCATCCGCACGATTTATTCTCAACTGGATAAAATCGCCCCCACCATTAAAAGCGGCATGCACATCCAAAAAGGCTATGTTTTAGGGCGCATTGAGCAACGCTTGGGTTTTGAAGTTACTATGAGAGAAAAGCACATTAACCCCTTAGAACTCATCGCACGCAATTAAACAAATCATTTTTATTGCCGATATTGGCTAAAGAGCTTATGCAAACAAAGAAATCATTATACTTGTAGGCATGGAAAAATTTGGAGGTTTTTATGGTCAATAAAGTTCAAGGGATTGGGATTCCCACATCTCACACAAGCGTTCAAACAACCCCCACAAAAAAGATCAGTCGCACAAACACTATAAACACTATTGATGAATCTAAGACAACAATAGACCCTGATCAATACAAACCCAAACTAGAATTATTGAGCGAGCGTCTGAATGAAGAAATGAAACGCATTGGCACGGATATTAATTTTAGTTATAACGATACGATTAAAGGGTTAGTGGTTTCAGTCAAAGACGCTAATGGGGATAAGGTGATAAGAGAAATACCCTCTAAAGAAGCCGTGGAGCTTATGCAAAGAATGCGCGATGTGATAGGCATTATCTTTGATAAAAGAGGCTAAACATTAGAGGTAAAACATGGCAATAGGTTCATTAAGCTCATTAGGGCTTGGCAGTAAGGTTTTGAATTACGATGTGATTGACAAGCTTAAGGACGCTGATGAAAAAGCTTTAATCGCCCCACTAGACAAGAAAATGGAGCAAAATGTTGAAAAACAAAAAGCCCTTGTAGAAATTAAAACGCTCCTTTCATCTCTAAAAGGCCCGGTTAAAACGCTTTCAGATTATTCCACTTATATCAGCCGAAAAAGCAATGTTACAGGCGATGCGTTGAGCGCGAGCGTGGGGGCTGGCGTGCCTATTCAAGATATTAAGGTGGATGTGCAAAATTTAGCGCAAGGCGATATTAACGAACTAGGGGCGAAATTTTCTTCAAGAGATGATATTTTTAGCCAAGTGGATACCACGCTCAAATTTTACACGCAAAACAAGGACTACGCCGTTGATATTAAAGCAGGAATGACTTTAGGCGATGTGGCTCAAAGCATCACAGACGCTACCAATGGCGAAGTGATGGGCATTGTGATGAAAACAGGAGGGAATGACCCCTACCAATTAATGGTGAATACCAAAAACACTGGCGAAGACAACCGGGTCTATTTTGGCTCACACCTCCAATCCACGCTCACTAACAAAAACGCCCTTTCTTTAGGGCTTGATGGAGCCGGGAAAAGCGAATTGAGTTTGAATTTAAAGGGGGCTGATGGGAATATGCATGAAGTCCCTATCATGCTAGAGCTCCCTGAAAGCGCTTCTATCAAACAAAAAAACACCGCGATCCAAAAAGCGATGGAGCAGGCTTTAGAAAATGACCCTAATTTTAAAGATTTGATCGCTAATGGGGATATTTCCATAGACACTCTTCATGGAGGGGAATCTTTAATCATTAATGACAGGCGTGGGGGAAACATTGAAATTAAAGGGAGTAAGGCTAAAGAGCTTGGGTTTTTGCAAACCACCGCCCAAGAAAGCGATTTGTTAAAAAGCGCTCGCACGATAAAAGAGGGTAAATTAGAAGGGGTGGTTAGTTTGAATGGCCAAAAACTGGATTTAAAAGCCTTAACCAAAGAGAGCAACACTAGCGAAGAAAACACAGACGCTATCATTCAAGCGATCAACGCTAAAGAAGGCTTGAGTGCGTTTAAGAACGCCGAAGGCAAGCTTGTGATCAATTCTAAAACCGGAATGCTCACCATTAAGGGCGAGGACGCTTTAGGCAAGGCCAGTTTGAAGGATTTGGGTTTGAGCGCTGGCATGGTGCAATCTTATGAAGCTTCGCAAGACACGCTTTTTATGTCTAAGAATTTGCAAAAAGCGAGCGATTCACAATTCACTTATAATGGGGTGAGCATCACGCGCCCCACTAATGAGGTCAATGATGTGATCAGTGGGGTTAATATCACTTTAGAGCAAACCACAGAGCCTAATAAACCTGCCATTATCAGCGTGAGTAGGGACAATCAAGCCATTACAGACAGCCTTAAAGAATTTGTCAAAGCCTATAATGAGCTTATCCCTAAATTAGATGAAGACACGCGCTATGACGCTGACACTAAAATCGCTGGGATTTTTAACGGCGTGGGCGATATTCGTGCCATTAGATCCTCTCTTAATAATGTGTTTTCTTATAGCGTGCATACGGATAATGGGGTAGAAAGTTTGATGAAATACGGGCTTAGTTTAGACGATAAGGGCGTGATGAGTTTGGATGAAGCTAAATTATCAAGCGCATTAAATTCTAACCCTAAAGCGACTCAAGACTTTTTCTATGGGAGCGATAGCAAGGATATGGGGGGCAGAGAAATCCACCAAGAGGGCATTTTTTCTAAATTCAATCAAGTTATCGCTAATCTCATAGACGGAGGGAACGCTAAATTAAAGATTTATGAAGATTCCCTAGACAGAGACGCTAAAAGCCTGACCAAAGACAAAGAAAACGCTCAAGAGCTTTTAAAAACCCGCTACAACATCATGGCGGAGCGTTTTGCGGCTTATGATAGCCAAATCTCTAAAGCGAATCAAAAATTCAATTCCGTGCAAATGATGATCGATCAAGCAGCGGCTAAAAAGAATTAAAAAAACAGAGAGTCATCAATTTTAAAGGATAAAGGAACATTATGCAATACGCTAACGCTTATCAAGCCTACCAGCATAACCGAGTGAGTGTGGAATCCCCAGCAAAACTCATTGAAATGCTTTATGAAGGGATTTTAAGATTTTCTTCGCAAGCCAAACGCTGTATTGAAAATGAAGACATTGAAAAAAAGATTTATTATATTAATAGGGTTACGGATATTTTCACGGAGTTGTTGAATATTTTAGACTATGAAAAAGGGGGGGAAGTGGCCGTGTATCTTACAGGCTTATACACCCATCAAATCAAAGTTTTAACGCAAGCCAATGTGGAAAATGACGCGAGTAAGATTGATTTGGTGTTGAATGTGGCTAGGGGGTTGTTAGAAGCTTGGAGGGAAATCCATTCAGATGAACTCGCCTAATGCGTTATTAGATTCCTTTAAAATCGCTCTTGTTAAAAAAGATTCTAAGCAGGCCTTTTCATTGATAGAGTGCCTTTCTTTAGAGCAAATAAAAAGCTTGGATTTAGATGCGCTTTTAAGCCTTAAGGAAATGATAGCCCAAAGCATTGAACTATTAGAAAAAGAAAAAGAAGAACTGCAATCACAAATGCATAAGGCTAAGAAGATTCAAAAATTTTTGTCTTAGATTTTTTAAACTACGATACAATAAAAGCACTATTTTTATTGAAGGCTAAAGATTGTCTGAACCCATAGATAGATTCACGCGCATAAGGTGGTTGTTTAAAAACGATTTTGAAAAAATCCGCCAACAAAGGGTTTTAATCTGTGGTGTGGGGGGCGTTGGGGGCTTTGCGCTAGACGCTTTGTATCGTGTGGGGATAGGGCAAATCACCATCATTGACAAAGATGTGTTTGATGTTACCAATCAAAACCGCCAGATTGGCTCAGAAAGGATAGGAGAATCTAAAGTGTTGGTGTTGCAAGATCTCTATAAAGGCATTCAAGCTTTGAATTATCGCATAGATGAAGCGTTTTTAAATTCATTTAATTTTAGAGATTATGATTA
This is a stretch of genomic DNA from Helicobacter pylori. It encodes these proteins:
- the fliS gene encoding flagella export chaperone FliS, translated to MQYANAYQAYQHNRVSVESPAKLIEMLYEGILRFSSQAKRCIENEDIEKKIYYINRVTDIFTELLNILDYEKGGEVAVYLTGLYTHQIKVLTQANVENDASKIDLVLNVARGLLEAWREIHSDELA